In Oryza brachyantha chromosome 2, ObraRS2, whole genome shotgun sequence, a single window of DNA contains:
- the LOC102716377 gene encoding uncharacterized protein LOC102716377, with amino-acid sequence MDAVELPLPAKVDFGKILSSAAVEGLDGGAGAGGGGAAGGEVLRRCADADRRHGDVKQHNQNADSISSYRIKGTSSEVSMQKSLALGIKSENNGKRDYIGTDTGQSLHKQDTKVLAKKTIKLDAPPCSKRPKLEPVQITRETESKGHDFLLQKNVPELMQCTPSEKSRLLKQKRIYDAKRIDKKNFRSGVRSKYDCFTSRTGLGNFDPGLGNSTLGTHGLRSDIRDITNHIENLSLSELLNGTYKYSSLGREKGKKVLRTKDELLVSVRKAFSMLSGRDCSYNKDPNILLSPKLPTATMSSCDGKDQCTEPMKGPSQTEVCDSTIHCPKDILNRLTLPQGHDLDSLLSPASESSATVRPSLPSVTTHGASLPPFPWSHSQAGGYRPGADCGKHGSSRSNSQWQWVRVGTNLTALDSEDSSVHKIDDLLQEMDTAKTSIMDSYGKQSSLCCTESTSGSLGQIIQSRKKLNGHNSQQLFPMDNGDSSDGFQKHDSESFLLRTPQASPKVLQAAEILCDMRSSTDAWSSQVYSNGTIKWPKSPSEKVMKARKPSSPFGTAESSSGSRNSDAARTGNNHSKKVVDRKNDSLRMNNPGKGSIRWPVPIEDGASPVKPERGLTLDTRQNHGNAARHPIQVSSQAKEYENQQKLRKATLTSSLGSAGDWNRDRNKRM; translated from the exons ATGGATGCCGTCGAGCTGCCGCTCCCGGCCAAGGTGGATTTCGGGAAGATTTTGAGTTCCGCCGCGGTGGAGGGGCTGGACgggggagcgggagcgggagggggaggcgcggCGGGTGGGGAGGTCTTGAGGCGCTGCGCGGATGCGGATCGACGGCACGGCG ATGTCAAGCAACATAATCAGAATGCAGATAGCATTTCATCCTACAGAATTAAAGGGACTTCCTCAGAGGTCTCTATGCAGAAATCTCTTGCTCTTGGCATCAAGTCTGAAAACAATGGCAAACGGGATTATATCGGAACTGATACTGGTCAATCGTTGCATAAGCAAGATACCAAAGTATTGGCCAAAAAGACCATAAAGTTGGATGCCCCTCCTTGTTCAAAAAGGCCAAAGCTAGAGCCAGTACAAATCACCAGAGAGACTGAATCAAAGGGCCATGATTTCTTGTTGCAGAAAAATGTGCCTGAATTGATGCAATGCACACCATCTG AAAAATCTCGTCTGCTGAAGCAGAAGCGCATTTATGATGCAAAGAGAATTGACAAGAAGAATTTTAGGTCTGGTGTCAGGTCTAAATATGATTGTTTCACATCAAGGACCGGTTTAGGAAATTTCGATCCTGGCTTGGGAAACAGCACGCTTG GGACACATGGCCTTAGATCTGATATCCGTGACATCACAAATCACATTGAGAATCTCTCGTTGAGTGAACTTCTCAATGGAACTTACAAATATTCCAGCTtaggaagagaaaaaggaaagaaagttTTGCGCACGAAAGATGAACTTCTAGTATCTGTCAGAAAAGCTTTTTCCATGCTATCTGGCAGGGACTGTAGTTATAATAAGGATCCTAATATCCTCCTGAGCCCTAAACTTCCTACAGCAACCATGTCCAGCTGTGACGGCAAAGACCAATGTACCGAACCAATGAAG GGCCCTTCACAAACTGAGGTCTGTGATTCCACAATTCATTGTCCAAAAGATATTCTAAACCGTTTAACACTTCCCCAAGGACATGATCTGGACTCTCTTTTATCACCTGCAAGTGAGAGTTCAGCTACAGTTAGGCCTTCTTTACCTTCCGTGACAACTCATGGAGCTAGTTTGCCACCATTTCCTTGGTCGCACTCACAAGCGGGAGGTTATCGACCAGGTGCTGACTGTGGTAAACATGGGTCGAGTAGGAGTAACTCCCAATGGCAGTGGGTGAGAGTCGGAACCAATCTCACTGCTCTAGATAGTGAAGATTCATCTGTGCATAAAATTGATGATCTTCTTCAAGAAATGGATACAGCAAAAACATCCATAATGGATTCGTATGGCAAACAATCTAGTTTATGCTGCACGGAATCAACTTCTGGTTCTCTTGGACAAATTATTCAATCAAGAAAAAAGTTGAACGGGCATAATTCACAGCAACTATTTCCCATGGACAATGGAGATTCCTCAGATGGCTTCCAGAAGCATGACAGCGAATCATTTCTTCTAAGAACACCTCAAG CGTCACCAAAGGTATTGCAGGCTGCTGAGATCCTATGTGATATGAGAAGCAGCACAGATGCTTGGAGTTCCCAGGTATACAGCAATGGAACAATCAAGTGGCCAAAGTCACCTTCTGAGAAGGTGATGAAGGCCCGCAAACCTTCATCACCATTTGGTACAGCCGAGAGCTCATCCGGATCTCGGAATAGTGATGCAGCTCGTACTGGAAACAATCACTCCAAAAAAGTAGTTGATAGGAAGAATGATTCTCTACGCATGAATAACCCTGGGAAAGGGTCTATTAGGTGGCCTGTTCCTATTGAAGATGGTGCATCTCCTGTCAAGCCTGAGAGGGGCCTTACGCTTGATACGAGGCAAAACCATGGCAATGCTGCAAGGCATCCGATCCAGGTGTCGTCGCAGGCCAAGGAGTACGAGAACCAGCAGAAGCTGAGGAAAGCAACATTGACCTCATCTCTAGGATCTGCAGGAGATTGGAATAGGGACAGGAACAAGAGAATGTGA